In Dyadobacter subterraneus, a single genomic region encodes these proteins:
- a CDS encoding SDR family NAD(P)-dependent oxidoreductase yields the protein MEYSGKLKDKVALITGASKGIGAAIAKAYASEGAAVVINYASSMEAANKVVQQIIETGGKAIAVRGNVGIEEDVKRIFEEAVTAFGKLDILVNNAGIYSFAGISEITKKSFHQMLDINVLGSIFTIQQAIKLFEDRGGVIINIGSIVATLDMPETLVYTQTKYATDALTRIMAKELGPKRIRVNSINPGLVETEGSIASGVINGDGEKWHLSETPLGRVGKPDDISKVSVFLASDDSYWINGETIAVAGGQR from the coding sequence ATGGAGTATTCTGGAAAATTGAAAGATAAGGTTGCGTTAATCACTGGTGCGTCTAAAGGTATCGGTGCAGCAATTGCCAAGGCTTACGCAAGTGAGGGTGCCGCTGTAGTGATCAATTATGCTAGCAGCATGGAAGCGGCAAATAAAGTTGTCCAACAAATAATTGAAACAGGCGGAAAAGCAATCGCGGTACGGGGTAATGTGGGAATCGAGGAGGATGTGAAACGAATTTTTGAAGAGGCTGTTACAGCGTTTGGCAAGCTTGACATTCTAGTTAACAACGCAGGGATATATAGTTTTGCAGGAATAAGTGAAATAACCAAAAAGTCGTTTCACCAAATGTTAGATATTAATGTTTTAGGAAGTATTTTTACCATTCAGCAAGCTATTAAATTGTTTGAGGACAGAGGCGGTGTAATTATAAACATTGGATCAATAGTTGCGACACTTGATATGCCTGAAACGTTGGTATATACTCAAACCAAATATGCCACAGACGCCTTGACGCGTATTATGGCAAAGGAACTGGGTCCGAAAAGGATTCGTGTTAATTCAATTAATCCGGGTTTGGTAGAAACCGAAGGAAGTATTGCCTCAGGTGTGATCAATGGAGATGGAGAAAAATGGCATTTATCAGAAACGCCGCTTGGCCGTGTTGGAAAACCTGATGACATTTCGAAGGTTTCCGTTTTCTTAGCTTCCGATGATTCCTACTGGATAAATGGTGAGACAATTGCCGTAGCAGGGGGCCAGCGCTAA
- a CDS encoding histidine kinase dimerization/phosphoacceptor domain -containing protein translates to MRTVFFTCLFLHFLITSRAELPKSKSYDLKSQRLLIQISGLFNFTAAQGRIDLDSAMLLACENHNLSFLESFDEDFAKQNTSPAFIALKSGDLISTKSYLGKIDIRDRINLSLGIGAYYLSRVGSKQNDLKNALKFFYYAYRQSRHLKAPDLKYRALSMLGRYYVQSGNQLKSSLCFLNVINSALVSKNKLSIADAYGAYGSFLPYGNPDKLAYLQKSFNEYLAVGSKEKQIEILCKMVSIDFLQNNRELALSRLNRMLQLQKEIRFKHSYYTESVIAWIENTRSNYNRALYYALLSLKNLEAVGDSSFAGTAYLRLADIYHQTNRLDEATVSYKKAMKSFENGYMQPSWYKTFSNYVYTITASERPLEALALIKESIKHIPPILPSDKMEIAINRAFAYLHLRRSELVRKYSNEAAYWASKVQSEEQQQDVLYSYALIANFFARINDFIEAKKYLEKSSLLPIEKYNYLATKLIFHTKYKIDSANGNLAASLDSFKQFKIAEDSAINAQKNRQILEIEMRFQTAKKENDIKLLQNEKLLQENRLKQEVQAKNITFVGSSLLLIIVGLLYSRFRIKQKTNEMLISQKEEISEKNNSLEELLLEKDHILEEKESLIEEKQELIVEKEWLIKEIHHRVKNNLQIVMSLLNSQSAFIGNDVALNAIKESQYRVQAISLIHQKLYQSENVALILMKDYIPELINYLKESFNIRKTIRFKMDIGLIHLDVSQAVPVGLILNEAITNSIKYAFLETASGIISIILDRPEPHKYRLIISDTGPGLAEGYDLSNLTSLGMKLIAGLSRQLGGTLSIESVHGLSITVIFSEINIAISKSAWDRISNMSA, encoded by the coding sequence ATGAGAACTGTCTTTTTTACCTGCCTTTTCTTGCATTTCTTGATAACATCAAGGGCGGAACTGCCGAAGTCTAAAAGCTACGATCTTAAAAGTCAACGCCTCCTTATCCAAATCAGTGGTTTATTCAATTTTACAGCGGCCCAAGGAAGGATTGATCTTGACAGTGCAATGTTACTTGCATGTGAAAACCACAATTTAAGTTTCTTGGAAAGCTTTGATGAAGATTTTGCAAAACAGAATACCTCACCTGCTTTTATTGCACTAAAATCAGGTGACTTGATTTCCACGAAGTCTTATCTTGGAAAAATTGATATAAGAGACAGGATTAATCTTTCACTAGGTATTGGCGCTTATTACCTTTCTAGGGTTGGTAGCAAACAAAATGATCTTAAAAACGCCTTGAAGTTTTTTTATTACGCATATCGGCAAAGCAGACATTTAAAAGCACCAGATCTAAAATATAGGGCTTTAAGTATGCTTGGTAGGTATTATGTGCAGAGTGGAAATCAGTTGAAAAGCAGTCTATGTTTTTTAAATGTTATAAATTCAGCACTAGTTTCAAAGAATAAGTTATCGATTGCTGATGCCTATGGTGCTTATGGAAGCTTTCTGCCGTATGGAAATCCAGACAAATTAGCCTATTTACAAAAATCCTTTAACGAATATTTAGCGGTAGGTTCCAAGGAAAAACAAATTGAAATTCTGTGCAAAATGGTAAGCATTGATTTTCTGCAAAACAACAGAGAACTCGCTTTGAGTAGACTCAATAGGATGCTACAATTGCAAAAGGAAATTAGATTTAAGCACTCATATTACACGGAAAGTGTTATTGCTTGGATAGAGAATACGCGAAGCAATTATAACAGAGCACTTTATTATGCTTTATTAAGTTTGAAAAATTTGGAGGCCGTCGGTGATAGTTCTTTTGCAGGAACGGCGTATTTGAGATTGGCTGATATTTACCACCAGACAAATCGGCTGGATGAGGCGACCGTGTCTTATAAAAAAGCAATGAAAAGCTTCGAAAATGGTTATATGCAACCCTCTTGGTACAAAACTTTTTCAAATTATGTTTATACAATTACAGCATCTGAAAGGCCTCTGGAAGCGTTAGCGCTGATTAAAGAATCTATTAAACACATACCACCCATACTTCCTTCCGACAAAATGGAAATAGCCATTAATCGTGCATTTGCATATTTGCATCTGCGAAGATCTGAACTTGTCCGGAAATATTCTAATGAAGCAGCTTATTGGGCCTCAAAAGTTCAGAGTGAGGAGCAACAACAAGACGTTCTTTATTCATATGCTTTAATAGCAAATTTTTTTGCTCGAATTAACGATTTTATAGAAGCAAAAAAATACCTAGAAAAATCCAGTCTATTGCCAATCGAAAAGTACAATTATCTTGCAACTAAACTCATTTTTCATACTAAGTATAAAATTGACTCAGCTAATGGAAATCTTGCCGCATCTCTTGATAGTTTTAAACAATTCAAAATTGCGGAAGATTCGGCGATTAATGCTCAAAAAAATCGACAAATACTCGAGATTGAAATGAGATTTCAAACTGCAAAAAAAGAAAATGACATTAAACTTCTTCAAAATGAAAAATTGCTTCAGGAAAATAGATTAAAGCAGGAAGTGCAAGCTAAAAACATCACATTTGTTGGTAGCTCATTACTATTAATTATTGTTGGACTTCTATACAGCCGTTTCAGAATTAAACAAAAGACTAATGAAATGCTTATAAGTCAAAAGGAGGAAATTAGCGAAAAGAACAACTCTTTAGAAGAACTTTTATTAGAAAAAGATCATATTCTGGAGGAAAAGGAGAGTTTAATTGAAGAGAAGCAGGAATTAATCGTAGAAAAGGAATGGTTAATTAAAGAAATTCATCACCGGGTCAAAAATAATCTTCAGATTGTGATGAGTCTATTAAATTCGCAGTCCGCATTTATTGGGAATGATGTTGCCTTGAATGCAATAAAGGAAAGCCAATACAGAGTTCAAGCCATTTCCTTAATTCACCAAAAACTTTATCAGTCGGAGAATGTCGCTTTGATATTAATGAAAGACTATATTCCTGAATTGATAAATTACCTCAAAGAGAGCTTCAATATTCGTAAAACAATCCGCTTTAAGATGGACATAGGCTTAATTCATCTTGATGTATCCCAGGCAGTACCTGTAGGCCTTATTTTAAATGAAGCCATAACGAATTCAATAAAATATGCGTTTTTGGAGACTGCATCTGGTATAATCAGTATAATATTAGATCGTCCGGAACCGCATAAATATCGTTTAATAATTTCTGATACTGGTCCCGGGCTTGCGGAAGGATATGATTTATCTAACCTCACTTCGTTGGGTATGAAACTTATAGCTGGATTAAGTCGTCAACTAGGTGGAACGCTATCAATAGAAAGTGTACATGGGCTATCGATAACTGTAATTTTTTCGGAAATAAATATTGCTATTTCCAAGTCTGCGTGGGACAGAATATCGAATATGTCAGCTTAA
- a CDS encoding L-histidine N(alpha)-methyltransferase yields MNATQNVIDSLQIHKNFLEDVTAGLTCRNKFLQPKYFYDLVGDSLFQDIMVCPEYYLSRAELEIISDQKTEILNQLPYVENGYDVVELGAGDASKSIHLLNQAMLMGLSNHYIPIDISSNIIDYLDITIPKIIDGISVKGVAQEYCHALQQINTISQKTKLVLFLGTNIGNMTINEATIFCKNMKTFLAKGDHLIIGFDLKKDPSTILSAYNDSSGITKAFNLNLLTRINTELGANFNLDCFEHYPVYDPGTGACKSYLISKRVQRVSLYNGTQFYFQKDEPIYMEVSQKYDLQQIRELAQTSGFSVKKFFIDKENKFVDALWEIQS; encoded by the coding sequence ATGAACGCTACACAAAACGTGATTGATTCCTTACAAATTCATAAAAACTTTTTGGAAGACGTTACAGCTGGATTGACGTGCAGAAATAAATTTCTTCAACCCAAATATTTTTATGATTTAGTTGGCGATAGCTTATTCCAAGACATTATGGTTTGTCCTGAATACTATCTTTCAAGAGCCGAACTAGAAATTATTTCTGATCAAAAAACTGAAATTCTAAATCAATTACCATATGTTGAAAACGGATATGATGTTGTTGAACTTGGAGCAGGAGATGCATCAAAATCTATTCATTTACTAAATCAGGCCATGCTGATGGGTTTGTCTAACCATTATATTCCTATCGATATATCTTCTAACATAATAGATTATCTTGATATTACTATACCCAAAATCATCGATGGGATAAGTGTTAAAGGGGTTGCACAAGAATATTGTCATGCCCTCCAACAAATTAACACAATAAGTCAAAAAACCAAACTCGTATTGTTTCTAGGCACTAATATTGGCAATATGACGATTAACGAGGCAACGATATTTTGCAAAAATATGAAAACCTTTCTAGCTAAAGGTGATCATCTAATAATTGGTTTTGACCTAAAAAAGGACCCGAGCACTATACTGTCTGCTTATAATGACTCATCGGGGATAACCAAAGCGTTCAATCTTAACCTCTTAACAAGAATAAACACTGAATTGGGAGCAAACTTTAATTTAGATTGTTTTGAGCATTACCCCGTTTACGATCCAGGGACCGGTGCTTGTAAAAGTTACCTAATAAGTAAAAGGGTTCAAAGAGTTTCGCTTTATAATGGCACACAGTTTTATTTTCAGAAAGATGAACCTATTTATATGGAAGTCTCCCAAAAATATGACTTGCAACAGATTCGGGAATTGGCACAGACCTCTGGATTTAGTGTGAAGAAATTCTTCATAGATAAAGAAAATAAATTCGTCGACGCACTTTGGGAGATTCAATCCTGA
- a CDS encoding NAD(P)/FAD-dependent oxidoreductase → MDENMENSIYDEKHVIVIGGGFAGINFAQQILKNPHYQITLIDKNNYNYFPPLLYQVATSFLDPASISYPFRKLLRGKRIRFRMGEVSKIDTEKRTVFINDDPIQYDFLVFATGAKINYFGNNSIEKNALPMKTIDDALRMRNELLKTLEMATVTQDAMERKKLLNVVVAGGGPTGVEISGMLAELKKFMLTKDYPELKENPGNIYVIDGGKNLLAQMSQKSQQRAYLALSQLGVKIKLSTRVLDFENDIIRLSTGEVIASKTLIWAAGITANTFEGIPETSLGKGKRMITDQFNKVIGIDYTYAIGDSSIQTLDRNYPDGHPQLAQVAIQQGLNLAKNFNAMSKGEESKAFRYNDKGDMAIIGKSTAVVDLFKKSLFLHGFIALLVWLLIHLISLVNYRIKLRTLWNWFEAYVSRDQSLRTIFRS, encoded by the coding sequence ATGGACGAAAATATGGAAAATTCAATTTACGATGAGAAACATGTTATAGTGATTGGCGGCGGTTTTGCCGGGATTAACTTCGCACAGCAAATTCTGAAAAACCCACATTATCAGATCACGCTAATTGATAAGAATAATTACAACTATTTCCCACCATTGCTATACCAAGTCGCCACCAGCTTTCTTGATCCGGCTAGCATAAGCTACCCATTCCGAAAGCTGTTAAGGGGAAAAAGAATTCGATTTCGGATGGGGGAAGTTTCGAAAATAGATACTGAAAAACGTACAGTATTTATAAATGACGACCCAATCCAGTACGACTTCCTGGTTTTTGCAACTGGTGCGAAAATCAATTATTTTGGAAATAATAGTATTGAAAAAAATGCGCTTCCGATGAAAACGATTGATGATGCACTTAGAATGCGTAATGAGTTGTTGAAAACACTTGAAATGGCAACGGTCACGCAGGATGCCATGGAAAGGAAGAAATTACTTAATGTAGTTGTTGCTGGTGGTGGACCTACTGGAGTTGAGATTTCCGGTATGTTGGCGGAACTCAAAAAATTTATGCTAACAAAAGATTATCCCGAACTTAAAGAAAATCCAGGTAATATTTATGTCATTGATGGTGGAAAAAATCTGTTGGCGCAGATGAGTCAAAAAAGTCAACAAAGGGCCTATTTGGCTTTATCGCAGCTAGGTGTGAAAATTAAATTAAGTACTCGGGTTTTAGATTTTGAAAACGATATCATTAGGTTGTCGACTGGTGAGGTAATAGCTTCCAAAACATTGATTTGGGCAGCCGGTATCACCGCTAATACGTTTGAAGGTATTCCCGAAACAAGTCTTGGAAAAGGTAAAAGAATGATAACCGACCAATTTAACAAAGTGATCGGAATTGATTATACATATGCAATAGGAGATTCAAGCATCCAAACCTTAGACAGGAACTATCCGGACGGACATCCACAATTGGCACAAGTAGCCATTCAACAAGGATTAAATCTCGCCAAAAATTTTAACGCAATGTCAAAAGGAGAAGAATCAAAAGCCTTTAGATACAATGACAAAGGTGATATGGCTATCATTGGAAAGAGCACTGCCGTTGTAGATCTATTTAAAAAGAGTTTATTTCTTCATGGTTTCATTGCACTTTTGGTCTGGCTATTGATTCACTTGATTTCATTGGTGAATTACAGAATTAAGTTAAGAACCCTTTGGAATTGGTTTGAAGCTTATGTCTCCCGTGACCAGTCTCTGAGGACTATTTTTCGATCCTGA
- a CDS encoding sigma-54-dependent transcriptional regulator, which produces MAELKILIVEDEFVVANDLDQMLTKNGYFVTGIATSVLEARHLISLKKPDWVLLDIILREELTGVDLAFELREMGVPFLFISANTNQSILELVKKTNPYGFMVKPFRERDLLIMLDIARYKFNLEQGIISESPVEYSTTNFQIIDGIVGQSNALKAVFKKINLVAPSSTSVLIIGESGTGKEALAQAIHRFSQREIKPFITLNCAALPESLIESELFGHERGAFTGATNRRIGKFEQANGGTIFLDEVGELPIDSQVKLLRVLQEREIERVGGEDCIKVDVRVVAATNRNLEKEVAEGRFRLDLYYRLNVFPIHLPPLRERLEDIEDLVHYFIHKFTKQSKHGKVSISAFAMDQLKTYSWPGNVRQLEHLIERSVLLASNHQIESIEIPSVRLNTTLINESLTTKTLEQVEREHIINVLRECRGRVSGKGGAAETLDMPATTLYLKMKKLDIKQTYYY; this is translated from the coding sequence ATGGCAGAATTGAAAATTTTAATTGTTGAAGATGAGTTTGTTGTGGCCAATGATCTCGACCAAATGCTCACAAAAAACGGATATTTTGTTACTGGAATTGCTACTTCCGTATTAGAAGCTAGGCATCTAATTTCCTTAAAGAAACCTGATTGGGTTTTACTAGATATTATTCTGCGCGAAGAATTAACGGGGGTTGATCTTGCTTTTGAGCTGCGAGAAATGGGAGTGCCATTTTTGTTTATTTCTGCAAATACTAATCAAAGTATTTTAGAGTTAGTGAAAAAAACAAATCCATATGGTTTCATGGTTAAGCCTTTCCGTGAGCGAGATCTGTTAATTATGCTTGATATCGCCCGCTATAAGTTTAATTTGGAACAGGGCATAATTTCAGAATCTCCGGTGGAGTATTCAACTACTAATTTCCAAATAATAGATGGTATCGTTGGCCAAAGTAATGCGCTAAAAGCAGTTTTCAAAAAAATTAATTTGGTTGCTCCTTCTTCAACATCCGTTTTGATAATTGGAGAAAGTGGTACGGGAAAAGAAGCACTCGCACAGGCAATTCATAGATTTTCACAAAGGGAAATTAAACCATTTATTACATTAAATTGTGCGGCACTTCCGGAGTCTCTGATTGAATCTGAATTATTTGGTCACGAACGAGGAGCGTTTACTGGGGCAACTAACAGGCGTATTGGTAAATTTGAGCAAGCCAATGGAGGTACGATATTTCTCGACGAAGTTGGTGAGTTACCAATTGATTCCCAGGTAAAGCTGTTAAGGGTCTTACAAGAAAGGGAAATTGAGCGGGTCGGCGGGGAGGATTGCATCAAAGTAGACGTCCGGGTTGTTGCCGCTACCAACCGAAATTTAGAAAAGGAAGTCGCCGAGGGCCGATTTAGGCTGGATTTATATTACCGCCTCAATGTTTTCCCCATTCATTTACCTCCGCTAAGGGAAAGATTGGAGGATATCGAAGACCTTGTTCATTACTTTATACATAAATTTACGAAGCAGTCTAAACATGGAAAAGTATCAATTTCTGCATTTGCAATGGACCAGTTAAAGACATATTCATGGCCGGGCAACGTTCGACAGTTGGAGCATTTAATTGAGAGAAGTGTTCTTTTAGCATCAAACCATCAAATCGAATCAATTGAAATTCCAAGTGTTCGGTTGAATACTACATTAATTAACGAGTCATTAACCACTAAAACCCTAGAACAGGTTGAAAGGGAGCATATCATTAATGTACTTAGGGAATGTAGGGGAAGAGTATCTGGTAAGGGAGGAGCAGCTGAGACTTTGGACATGCCTGCTACCACTTTATATTTAAAAATGAAAAAGCTTGATATTAAACAGACCTATTATTACTAA
- a CDS encoding S41 family peptidase: MQSVIGNCQKTSTLLWMQQPSISPDGNWIAFEYKGNIFKVAVTGGQAMPLTATKEYNGYPVWSPDSKSIAFASNRFGNFDIFLTSSNGGNAHRLTFDSSKDIPLEFSQDGTLIYFGTDRHDIYSSVRFPNDPIWMKLYSVPVTGGKNLLINSAGTENAHFNTTKDKLIFQDRKGIEDPFRKHHISPVTRDIWLYDLKKDLYIKLTNFEGEDREPLWGIGSEFYYLSEQKGNQNIFQSSLDNPNRSKQLTTFKKNPIRDLSRSKNGTMVFTQGGDIYTLFKGYKPQKLIIKMANNFNSSQFQDIKIKDGITEMVLSPNGKEIAYVRRGDVFVTSADGKVAKQITHTPYQERMINYAPNGKAIIYAVEKNQSWDIYQSSVLNLDEPYFYAANEIKTLPVIESDRDEFQPAYSPDGKKLAFLEERNTIKILDLKDKKATTVLPEGINFSYSDGDQSFSWSPDSQNLLVKSLEGYSYNYNVVLIRIDGSQNRVNLTQSGFGTEKPKWGLNGRMIYFLSDKDGMRNMATGSQSDVYGIFFNKGTFDEFAGNSYSDTLLNQPTKDSTNLRENLNYDINLENLEFRSARISKYSTNMADAILSRDGRKLYFLARQNEHYDLWMTNLKSHSTSLLAKLNVNNGEISYSPDDDTLFILADGRILNIDCKSGNMTIISKDTTMQIDLVMERNYIFKHIYLTMVKKFFDPRLQGVNWQSYYEYYAGFLPHINNDIDFQILLSEFIGELNSSHTGARLVNQQFDAIDETAALGLLYELTDQNKGLVVKDILIGGPFDRAISSLKKGSIIDQIDSTPLDSLTDWAFLLNKKNEKAVKIGFFDPLTNKHYEEVIKPTSPKYETSTLLYKRWVHTMEQLTDSLSGGDIGYIHIAQMNETNLRNFIDKFTGKFRDKQGVVIDTRYNPGGNIHPELIKVLTDKLGLLPRPQGHKMLNAAQQDGSVKPTCLLVSEGNYSDGFNFAFVYQKLKIGKLIGTPIAGTGTGPYREVQINGTISIGYPTMGLSWLREDSLLENHAIEPDVKVYNDFQQILIGKDQQLEVAIKTLLLDINSKK, encoded by the coding sequence ATGCAGTCTGTAATTGGTAATTGCCAAAAAACTTCAACGTTGTTATGGATGCAACAACCATCTATTTCCCCGGATGGCAACTGGATTGCATTTGAATATAAAGGGAACATTTTCAAAGTTGCGGTCACAGGTGGCCAGGCAATGCCTTTGACGGCAACGAAAGAGTATAATGGCTATCCGGTTTGGAGTCCGGATAGCAAAAGCATTGCCTTTGCATCAAATCGATTTGGGAATTTTGATATTTTTCTTACCTCATCAAATGGGGGTAACGCACATCGCCTTACGTTTGACTCGTCAAAAGATATACCGTTGGAATTTTCACAAGACGGTACTCTGATATATTTTGGAACAGACCGTCACGATATTTATTCCTCCGTTCGCTTCCCGAATGATCCAATTTGGATGAAATTATATAGTGTTCCAGTTACAGGTGGCAAAAACTTGTTAATTAATTCTGCCGGGACAGAAAATGCTCACTTTAATACTACAAAGGATAAACTGATTTTCCAAGATAGGAAAGGAATCGAAGATCCGTTTCGCAAGCATCATATATCACCAGTCACCCGCGATATTTGGCTTTATGACCTAAAAAAAGATCTATATATAAAATTGACAAATTTTGAAGGTGAAGATCGTGAACCTTTATGGGGTATTGGAAGTGAGTTCTATTACCTAAGTGAACAGAAAGGAAATCAGAATATTTTCCAATCTTCCTTAGATAACCCTAATCGATCAAAGCAGCTCACAACTTTTAAAAAAAATCCAATTCGTGATCTTTCACGATCGAAAAACGGCACCATGGTATTCACCCAAGGCGGTGACATTTATACATTGTTTAAGGGTTATAAGCCACAGAAATTGATCATCAAAATGGCTAATAACTTTAATTCAAGCCAATTTCAAGACATTAAAATTAAAGATGGAATTACGGAGATGGTTTTATCACCGAATGGAAAGGAAATTGCCTATGTACGCCGTGGAGACGTTTTTGTCACGTCAGCGGATGGCAAAGTTGCAAAGCAAATCACACATACCCCCTATCAGGAACGGATGATTAACTATGCTCCAAATGGAAAGGCAATAATTTATGCGGTCGAAAAAAATCAATCCTGGGATATATACCAATCCTCAGTCTTAAATTTAGACGAACCTTATTTTTATGCAGCTAACGAAATTAAAACGTTACCAGTTATTGAAAGTGACAGAGATGAATTTCAACCAGCATACTCGCCCGATGGTAAAAAATTGGCATTCCTTGAAGAAAGAAATACTATAAAAATTCTCGATCTTAAAGATAAAAAAGCAACTACAGTACTTCCTGAAGGCATTAATTTTTCATACTCCGATGGAGACCAATCATTTAGCTGGTCACCAGACAGCCAAAATTTACTTGTAAAGTCATTGGAGGGCTATAGCTATAATTATAACGTTGTTTTAATCAGGATAGATGGTAGCCAAAACAGAGTCAATTTGACACAAAGCGGCTTCGGAACTGAAAAACCTAAATGGGGATTGAATGGTCGAATGATATACTTTCTCTCAGATAAGGATGGAATGAGAAACATGGCAACTGGAAGTCAGAGCGATGTGTACGGAATCTTTTTTAATAAGGGTACTTTTGATGAATTCGCAGGAAATAGTTATTCAGATACTTTGCTCAATCAGCCTACCAAAGATTCAACAAATCTCAGGGAAAACTTAAACTACGACATAAATCTTGAAAATTTGGAGTTTAGATCTGCAAGAATTAGCAAGTATTCCACCAATATGGCAGATGCAATCTTATCAAGAGATGGTAGAAAGCTTTATTTTTTGGCTAGACAAAATGAACATTATGATTTATGGATGACAAATTTAAAAAGTCATAGCACAAGCCTACTAGCAAAACTAAATGTGAATAATGGTGAAATATCTTATTCGCCAGATGATGATACCCTATTCATTTTGGCTGATGGTAGAATTCTAAATATTGATTGCAAATCAGGCAATATGACCATTATCTCCAAGGATACGACTATGCAAATCGACCTAGTCATGGAACGTAATTATATTTTTAAGCATATTTATTTGACGATGGTTAAAAAATTCTTTGATCCAAGATTGCAAGGTGTAAACTGGCAATCTTACTATGAATATTACGCTGGTTTTTTACCTCATATTAATAATGACATCGATTTTCAAATATTGCTAAGCGAATTCATTGGTGAACTGAATTCATCGCACACAGGTGCCCGTTTAGTTAACCAACAGTTTGATGCAATTGATGAGACCGCAGCGCTGGGACTTTTGTATGAATTAACTGATCAAAATAAAGGCCTTGTAGTCAAAGATATTCTCATAGGTGGTCCTTTTGACAGAGCTATTTCCAGTTTAAAAAAAGGCTCTATTATTGACCAAATTGATAGCACACCATTAGATTCCTTAACGGATTGGGCTTTCCTGCTAAATAAAAAAAACGAGAAAGCTGTTAAAATTGGGTTTTTTGACCCTTTAACAAATAAACATTATGAAGAGGTCATTAAACCAACCAGTCCAAAATACGAGACATCAACGTTGTTGTACAAACGTTGGGTTCATACAATGGAACAATTAACGGACAGTCTATCCGGAGGAGATATAGGATATATACATATTGCACAGATGAACGAAACCAATCTCCGAAATTTTATCGACAAGTTCACAGGCAAATTCAGGGATAAGCAAGGTGTGGTAATTGATACGCGGTATAACCCCGGAGGTAATATCCACCCCGAACTGATTAAAGTTCTAACTGACAAACTTGGTCTGCTCCCAAGACCACAGGGTCACAAAATGTTAAATGCTGCTCAGCAAGACGGGTCTGTAAAACCGACCTGCCTTCTGGTATCCGAAGGGAATTATTCTGACGGATTTAATTTCGCATTCGTTTATCAAAAACTAAAAATCGGCAAATTGATTGGCACCCCCATTGCTGGAACGGGTACGGGTCCATATCGAGAAGTACAAATAAACGGAACAATTTCCATAGGTTATCCAACAATGGGACTTTCTTGGTTGAGAGAGGATTCATTGCTTGAAAATCATGCCATTGAGCCCGATGTAAAAGTATACAATGATTTTCAACAAATTTTGATCGGAAAAGACCAGCAGCTAGAAGTGGCAATCAAAACGTTGTTGTTGGATATAAACAGCAAAAAGTAA
- a CDS encoding Crp/Fnr family transcriptional regulator, which produces MNTDLYISIRENIQKKVHLTTDEMNELLDNYFIKRIKRKQLIIQPDFIAKHRSYVISGALRAFVIDNNGQSHTIQFAIEDWWISDYNSYVNQQPATMFVEALEDSTILQIDYESEQMLMASNHKYETLFRKMAERTAAFTQRRLISSFTQSAEQRYEAFLENYPLAVQRLPQYVLASYLGMSTEFLSKIRHNKLKNKS; this is translated from the coding sequence ATGAACACAGATTTATACATTTCTATAAGAGAAAATATTCAAAAGAAAGTTCATCTTACAACGGATGAAATGAATGAACTTCTAGATAATTATTTTATTAAACGCATAAAGAGAAAGCAACTAATAATTCAACCAGATTTTATCGCTAAACATCGTAGTTATGTAATTTCGGGTGCGTTAAGAGCTTTTGTAATTGACAATAACGGGCAAAGTCACACGATTCAATTTGCAATTGAAGACTGGTGGATTTCAGACTACAACAGCTATGTTAATCAACAGCCAGCAACAATGTTTGTAGAGGCGCTTGAAGATAGTACGATCCTACAAATCGATTATGAAAGTGAGCAAATGCTCATGGCTTCCAATCACAAATATGAAACTTTGTTTAGAAAGATGGCCGAGAGAACGGCTGCTTTTACTCAGCGAAGATTAATATCTTCTTTCACACAAAGTGCAGAACAACGTTACGAAGCCTTTTTAGAAAACTATCCGTTAGCTGTTCAGCGTTTACCTCAATATGTACTTGCGTCATATTTGGGCATGAGTACAGAGTTTCTATCAAAAATCCGCCATAATAAACTGAAAAATAAAAGTTGA